ACAAGTGGACTGATTCAGCAGTTTACAAATACTTCGTTTATGGAATCTAAATCTGTGATTGGGTTCAGTCGAGTTATAACTTTTAGAATAAAGGCTGATCATTTCACAAAAAAATACAATGCACCATTAGCTTTGTTTTCCGCCTTCAGAGGAAAAGTGACATGGTGTTTTCTAACCTTCAAACGATCATTATGGTCTTTGTAATGTGGCAATTACCGTGGTGGTCAACATGTTAAATCATTGTGAATGAAACTAGCTTGTTGTGCCTTTTCGTACAAGATGCAACATGTAACACGCAAAAATCACACATCATGTTCAGATTTACTCCACCAAATAATCCCAGATTCACCTCGAGGAATCTGCAAACTAATAGAACAGAAATTATGCAACTTGGCGTGTAAGCATTCATATCAGGTTTAAATTACAAACACGGGTTCAAACATACAAGCTTGCGATTTCCAAACAGGTTCCTTTGAATGGTTCACTTGAAACAATGATTGCAATTTGCTGATAGTCAGGATTTAGCTGAATTTTCATAGCGGTCATGCAGGTTTTGGTGGGAGTTGGTGGAATGCGGGCAGGCTTGGTGATTACAGAGATATTAGATCTAGGGACTGGACCATTGTCACTAGGCTTTTAAGGTGAAGGAATACAGCCATTTATTTCAGGTCAGCACGATAAAGGAGTTCCCAGTCAAACGGTGAGTTAAACCTTAAAGCGTAACTTTCACTGTGGGATTCCCAACCTGTGGTGAAAGTCTACCTGCTCATTATTGACACACTCTCTCTGTCTTACCTGTCCACTGTTCACTCACCCTCCCTCTCCACCTATTCATTCTCAGACCTTCACAGCCTCCGCCCCTATGGCTTGGTTCATATATAATAATGTTAGTGATGCCAAATTCAGTTCTCCTCAGCGACATTTTACAGGTGTTGTGTCCAACTTTAACAGGGTGTTATGACTGAGGATTACCAGAAGCATAGGAGTAACATTTCTATTGTTTAAGGGTAAGACTGAGACATTTTCTTCCTTTTTAGTCCTTTATTTGTTCTATTTTTAAACAGTATAACTGAATACAATAATCAATTTCCAAGGACTCAATGATACCTATATGATAGTACACTATATTTCATTGTGATTTTTCAACTCACtgattctctctctgtgtgtcctaAACTCAACTTTCCTTTTTTTCCTCCAGTCGGACATCAGGTGTTAATGTCTCCGTCTTTGGCGAGATCTGCTCCGAGCGAGCTCAACCATTGGTGGAGCCAGCTGAGGTTTCGCCTTCAAAACAAGAAAGGATGGAACGAGATGTTAGATGAGACGTTTATGCTCCACTCCAAATAGTAAGAGACTCAGACTAGATGCCTTTTCCAACATCTTCCAACAATAAATTAGATTAAGTCTACATTGTTATATGCATGTGTCAAGCCAACctgtttaaatatattatatgtGTTGTTTATCTTGTCCTTTTTTAGCATAAATGACATTCCTCTCTTCTATGCGGCTAAAAAGAACAGTGTTGGGTGCATCAGGAAACTGCTGAGTTGTGCATCCACCAACATTTTTGAGAGAGGTAAGGCCCTTTGCTGTAGGCTGTGATATTCAGGGCGGTGAAGCAGTAGTTGTAATGTGTGAAATTATAATCCTTTCAAATCAGGAGCTCTTGGTGAGACAGCACTCCATGTTGCTGTGATGAGTGATAGCCTGGAAGCTGCCGTGGCTCTGATGGACGGAGCGCCTGAACTCATCAACGAGCCCATGACCTCCGAGCTCTTCCAAGGTTCACACACATAAACTCACAGAAACAGAACAATCACATCTTATAGGTGCCTAACATATATTTGGAGATACAATAAAAGAGCTGTAGGAAAATGAGGGAACTTTAATCCATTGAATTCATTGCCTTTCCACATAACTTTTACACCATTTCAAATATGGACCTTTGTTGATTTTTCATAATAACAAGAGCTTTTGTAAATGTATAATTATTTGATGTGAACATTTATATAAGCATCTAACTAATAAACatgcatcatttaaaaaaaaaagtgaacacTTGACAGTCTCATCgtccactttaaaatactagGACATTATTTATTGTTACACACCTGGGATGGAAAGTTACTAAGTAAAGCTACTTTAATTAGGTACATTTTGAAAGTAATGTATTGCTgttttatgctactttatacttcaacTCCACAACATTTTTAAGATAAATACTAGGCCTACTGTGGGCTACGTTTCActcatttatctgacagctttATAATTTACTGTAGTTTATTAACTTTTGTTAAaggttattttaaagtaagattTTACGTTTGTTTTTCAAATATTACACCAGCTAAGTATGTACAAGTTGCAGAATAATTAAAAATTATtttctaaaaatacaattgtctaTAAAACGTTGTCGAGAATAGTTTGTTTACCTGTGATATTTGACGTGTGGTCGCCGCTGGTGCCGTTGCCAACGAGGCCCCTGAGCCAATAGCATGACGACGGTTGGGTTGTGTCACGTGGTATCTCAGTGtagtcatggatgtataataagaagctGTAGTCCGCGACCAAGTAGTTGCCAGTTAATGTGGATACAACGAAAAATGGCTTAGTTGCAATGGTCGAAATCTCGGCTGAGGACATATGTCTTTTTGATCGGTAAGCTAGCGCTAGAGTTTGATAGTTGGCTAACTTGGAATCTCCGCCAAACCTGTCCATGAAATATTCAGGTTTTCATCAAACTGCCAACTACAGTGTTTTGACGTGTATTCAATAGAGACGATATTGTAGAGTGCGCCATCTAGAGGTTGAATATTACTACTGTTATTAATTGCACATTTGTGAGCCTCACCTAAAAAAGAGGCGCAATAAATACCATTAAATGTACAGTGGACTAATGCTGCACACTGCTCTCTGTCTCAGGTGTTACTCCTCTCCACATCGCTGTGGTGAATCAGAACATCAATCTGGTTTATCATCTAATCACTCGTGGGGGTGATGTGGCCACACCTCGAGTCACCGGTCTGTACTTCAGGAAAAGGATAGGAGGACTCATATACTATGGTAAATCAACAAACCTTTACAGCCCAATATTTCTCAAGACAAATATGCAGGCAGAAATGTATGTGTTAATGCCATTGCCATTTTTAAAGATGTACATTTGGTTAACAGGTGAGCACATCCTGTCTTTTGCTGCCTGTGCGGGGAATGAGGACATCATCTCCATGTTAATCGATGCAGGGGCCAGCACCAGGGTCCAGGATTACCGTGGTATGAATTACATCCTCTTTTCGGAGTATTATAGTATTAACATCTGTCTGATATTTTGATTATTAAACTCCTTCTGCTATCTCTTCTTGTCCacgttttctgtatttccttgttTTTCGTCTAGGTAACACAGTGATTCATATTTTGGTTCTGCAGCCCAACAAGACAATTGCGTGCCAGGCCATTGAACTGATAATGGCACGCGATGCAGAGCTGGACCAGTTACTGCCACTTGACATGGTGCCCAACTACAGAGGCCTTACACCTTTTAAACTGGCTGCCAGAGAGGGAAACACTGTGGTAAGTAAAGCCTGAGGGGGGTCACAtggtaaaaaacacatttttgttcTATTCTCACTGCTTTACTTTGCTCTTTTTCTCTCAGGCTTTTCAGCACCTGGTTAATAAAAGACGTGTAGTCCAGTGGAGTCTAGGCCCTTTGACCTCTAACCTGTATGACCTGTCGGAGATCGATTCATGGGCCGACAACATGTCCGTGCTGGAGCTCATCGTGGGCAGCCACCAGAGAGAGGTAAAACACAAGACGAAGTgttttggttaaaaaaaaagatgatgATGTATTGATGAGaagaacattaaaacatgttttgttcTCCAGGGCAGAAGGATACTGGAGCTGACCCCTGTGAGGCAGCTGGTTAGTCTGAAGTGGAACCTGTATGGAAAACATTACTTCAGGTAAAGATTGATGTCTAAAGTCAAATATCTGAAATGTACACATGTCCAGTCTTGTTTCACAATGTGTTTTTTCTGGTGTCAGGCTGCTGCTGTTAGTGTATCTCCTGTACATCGGGACCTTCACACTGTGTTGTACATACCGCCCTCTAAAGGACGCTCCGGAGAACTACTCAAATTCAGAGATGGACAAAACCATCCGGGTCCAGAAAACACTCCAGGTGTGTACATTCATAAATGTGATATTTCAGTGTGACCACATTCAGTTATGATATCTTATATACAGGACCATAAAGATTGCTGGAATATTCCTAAATATTTGTAACTAACTACTGTGTGCATACAGTAAGTACATGGTAGTTGACTTGATTACTTTTGATTTCATGCTACTGCGTACTTTTTAAAGGCGCTGTATATTAACATACATATCTTAATTTGAAACATTTTACTGgtaatacttttatactttcaGTTGTAATGAAGGATTTGTATACCTCACTTAAGTTAGACCTAGTTAATAGTTAGACCTATAGACTTTTATATACGCTGTTCATACTTCCCTGTGTAAATGTCAAACTTTGCACCTGCATGTGCCGCATTGTCTGAAAATAATGTGCTTTTAATATTGACCCATCTATGTCTCCTCACTCAGGAGAGTTATGTGACGCATGAGGACAACGTGCGGCTGGCGGGCGAGATAATCAGCCTCCTGGGAGCTTTTGTCATCCtggtgctggaggtgaagttataaaacatgttttacatactgtatgtatgtatgtgtattgCACTGCCACATCATCCTGTGTTCCCTCTTCCGACAGATCCCTGATATACTGAGAGTGGGGGCAAAGCGCTATTTTGGCCAGACAGCACTGGGAGGCCCCTTCCATGTTATCCTGTGAGTAGAAAACACGTATTTGCAGAAAATTAGCCAAACTGATCTGAAATTCCATTTAACCTCTCTGTTTTATTTTAACCAGTATCAGCTACGCGTGcctggtggtgctgctgtgtgtgttcagagcCTGCGAGGTGCAGGGAGAGGATGTGGTGATGTCGGTGTGTTTGGTCCTTGGCTGGAGCAACGTCATGTTCTTCGCCCGAGGTTTTGAAATGCTCGGCCCTTATGTCATCATGATACAGAAGGTAGGGCTCAGAAACAGTGGTGCATGCAATGGTAGCTCATGAGTCACGTAGTGTAGTAGTTtgttacacacactcacacacagctgtACTGAAATGTTTCAAAGCAGATGTGTTCATTTGTTGTTTTGGTTCTTGAGGTGAACCTATTTGTGTTTGAAGACTGACCTACCATGTGTCTCATTTCCCCCTAGATTATATTTGGAGACCTGACAAAGTTTATGTGGCTGAGTTTCATAGTCCTGATTGGTTTTTCCAGCTGTGAGTATATTCTGGGCGACATGCACAAACAAGTATTTAACCTTCACGAAGCTTGAAAGATAAGAAATGCTTGATATCAGATGATGTACACTCACATACTTTTTACACGTTTCTTCTCAGCCCTGTGGATGGTGTATATGACGCAGGAGCCTAACTCCATCCCTTCATATCGCTCCTTCCCCATCACCCTCTTCTCCCAGTTTGAGCTCAGCGTGGGCCTCATAGATCTGCCTGTAGACCACACCATCACCACCCCCCCGATCGTCCACGTCCTGCACTGCACCTTCTCTGTCGTCTCCTACATCCTCCTGCTAAATCTGCTGATAGCCATGATGAGTGACACACACTGGAGGGTGGCCCAGGAGAGAGACGAGCTCTGGAGGactcaggtaacacacacactcccatggACTACAATCTATAGACAGACCTAAATGTATAAAATCATCTCATCATCACGTCCCTGTGCATCACTGTGTGTGTAACACTCTTTAATGGTGTTGTACAGGTGGTTGCCACGACTCTGATGCTGGAGAGGAAGCTGCCCCGCTGCCTTTGGCCTCGGCTCGGAGTATGTGGGCTCAACTACGGACTGAGGGAGTGCTGGTATCTCAGGTGAGACAgcaaaaaaacaccagattaaaaaaaagaaaattctgTAAAAGTCAAATGTATTGGGAAATCTCTCAAAAGTCAGGGTAGTGTGGGTCTGGTTTGATAAGATTTGACCTGATTGGTGCCCAAAAAACATGAATTTTCACAATTGAGTCCCGTCCTCTTCAAACCATCCAAAAGAGCAAAGTCAAAAACACTTACAGAAATGTCTCATGTGAGATACATTTCATAAGAACCACAACTGTTGTTAGAAAAAAGTCAGTCCATGTGGGACCCTATTGGCTTTtataaaaaacataaaccacttTTTTTATGTTTCGAACACATAAAAAAGGGGTTGAATTTCCATGGAAAACGAGTTCCTGTACTCCACTGCCAACTCTTTACATACTTTTTCTTCATTCAGATAACAATATAAACAAATACTTTTGATAAAAGATGTTACAGTTTTTGACATTTACAATATTCTCTCCCAATTGTGAACTCACAGACTTCTTGCACAATTATTTAGCAACTTTCTTTAAATATGAAACACACCTAAATTATATCAAATTATATCAATATcaaatatgttgttttaaaaaacaaacaaatatattGCATAATTTCAGTAACATGACATCATTGGCTCAAACTAATCATACAGAGAGAAGTTTGTCCGCTGACCACAATCTAAGTCACCTTTAATGCTGTCATGTTGTGCTGTGAGTAAGAGGCACAACTCTCACTCTCGTAGTTCTATTATTATCCCAACCCTCCACCAGCATAaagacaaggcaaggcaagtttatttatatagcacctttcaacacaaggcaattcaaagtgctttacaaaaataaaagacattaagaaaatggcatttaaaaacagtcattcaaaagcaaagataataaaagaaacattaaaagaaaaaaaaatacttgaataaaagttacagtgcagttatataaatagttcaaaaaggatttaaaagtagtccgagttgcagcggacctgcaggtttctgggagtttgttccagatatttggagcataataactgaacgctgcttctccatgtttagttctcactctggggacagaacgttgactagtccctgaagacctgagagatctggatggttcataatttagcaggaggtcagaaatgtattttgggcctaaaccattcaaagctttataaaccagcagcaatatttggAAATCAATTAttcgacacacaggaagccagtgtaaaaacgtcagaacaggagtgatgtgatccacttacAACTACAACATCCAGTGCAATCCAAGACAACAGCACTGCCACAACAGCTTTTAACATGTTATATCATGCAGGTTACCTAATGGCATGCTACAGTATATGGGGCGCTTCACCTTTTACTCAGCCTGGCAGGTCTTTGATGGCTCTGGAGGAGCATGTTCAAGTCTGAGGAAATAAGATAATGATCAATAAGGAATGCTATCAGCGGCATTATGGGAAACATAGTTTTACCCATACGAGAGACCGTACATTAGGATGTTTTCTGCTGCTTCATGTTAACCATTCGTTCTATGAGATGTCTCTTCTTAGTTCTTCGACATAAAGGAGATGCATTTCTAAATACTGAATGGTTACCATGGTGAAAGTATTTCCCTTGAAGCAACTGTAACCAGTTTTCCCCTCTACCATGTCCACAGGGTTGAGGACAGAAATGACCCAATGTTGCAAAAGATGCGGCGGTACGTCAAGGCTTtctccagagaggaggagaatgaAAAGGAGGGAATGGAAAAGACGGACACCATGAAGGGGTCCATCTCAGGGACCCCTAAGCTCAGACCTAAACACAGAGGGGGTCTAAACAACAGGAAGTCTCTGACAGGATGGCAGATGATTCGACACAGCACTTTGGGTttggagatggagatggaggatTCGGACGAGGACCAGGACATTAAATATGTTTAGAAAGACATTCTGCCTGAGCCTGAAGAGCGTTCTCCAGACCTTCATCTTAAAGTCCTGAACATATGAAGTACATGTAAATGTGTCCATACTTGTACCTGCAGTATTATGCTTTAGAATCGAATGTGTTATTTTTGTAGCAATGTAGCAGTAATATGCTTAGCTCAAATAAAGTGAAACATAGACATTCAACTTATTATGTAGTTGCTTtttatatgacaataaaaccttgtTGAAACAAACTCACTGGCCACAGTCATTTGAAGAAAAAGAACAGCAGATCATTAAATTATATAGCAAGACAACACAATGCTACAcacaaatataatatataatagacTGACTATATCTCTTTTCAAGCGTTAAATAtgaaactataatattagaatCTTTCAATGCTGGTTATTACTCATTTGAAGTGAAGgagacatggtttgaaatgttATGGAGGAGTTGCTGCTTGTTGACAGGAAATTGGTTTCCTCATTAATTCGTAAAGAAAGAGCAGAAGCGGTCAGAGCTACAGCTGACAGATGAAGTAGGTGGAGACCCCACAGGGAACTTTTCTCCAGTTTTTCTCTGCTGGTTTATCACTGCGCAGGCTCCCACAATCCCCCGTTGACCCACCATCCGCCCaataactgcaaacaaaaaagaATAAGAATATTGACTCTTGCATAGTTGTCATTGGACATTGTGATTATTTGTTTTTAGTGCAGCAGAGAGTGAATAtgtctgttttttttattgcaatACACAGTGTATGCACCCAGGGGCCTCTTTATTAGGAAACAGCTGTACAATCTAATGCAATCCATTACAATATGAAAGGCAGTCTGGTCACCGCCGTAAACTACAGTGGTAAAGTAActtagtacatttactcaagtactgtaaatgtttggtatttttactttacttgagtatttccattttatgataatttgtacttttactccaattCATTTCAGAGGTAAATCGTTAACCaccacatttatttaatttctttagttactttacagattgggataaattatgtgaaatataatcaacgcTTGACTTTAGTTGCACCTTGAGTAATTTCACAATACAAAGCTATTAAaattagctgcacctttaccagctttgataaacagattaatgcatcaataattataatcaaaacatatagtatatattattctgaaatgtgcCGATATGCATAATGCAtaagagtacttttacttttgctaCTTCAAGTTTATTTTGatgcttttctacttttacttgagtaagattttgaatgcaggacttttacctgtaacagagtattcctgtaTTCTGGTAtttttacatttactcaagtacaagatctgagaacTTAGACTGAGACCCCAATAATTACCAGCCTAAATATAACCTTACT
This genomic window from Pseudochaenichthys georgianus chromosome 16, fPseGeo1.2, whole genome shotgun sequence contains:
- the trpv6 gene encoding transient receptor potential cation channel subfamily V member 6 yields the protein MSPSLARSAPSELNHWWSQLRFRLQNKKGWNEMLDETFMLHSKYINDIPLFYAAKKNSVGCIRKLLSCASTNIFERGALGETALHVAVMSDSLEAAVALMDGAPELINEPMTSELFQGVTPLHIAVVNQNINLVYHLITRGGDVATPRVTGLYFRKRIGGLIYYGEHILSFAACAGNEDIISMLIDAGASTRVQDYRGNTVIHILVLQPNKTIACQAIELIMARDAELDQLLPLDMVPNYRGLTPFKLAAREGNTVAFQHLVNKRRVVQWSLGPLTSNLYDLSEIDSWADNMSVLELIVGSHQREGRRILELTPVRQLVSLKWNLYGKHYFRLLLLVYLLYIGTFTLCCTYRPLKDAPENYSNSEMDKTIRVQKTLQESYVTHEDNVRLAGEIISLLGAFVILVLEIPDILRVGAKRYFGQTALGGPFHVILISYACLVVLLCVFRACEVQGEDVVMSVCLVLGWSNVMFFARGFEMLGPYVIMIQKIIFGDLTKFMWLSFIVLIGFSSSLWMVYMTQEPNSIPSYRSFPITLFSQFELSVGLIDLPVDHTITTPPIVHVLHCTFSVVSYILLLNLLIAMMSDTHWRVAQERDELWRTQVVATTLMLERKLPRCLWPRLGVCGLNYGLRECWYLRVEDRNDPMLQKMRRYVKAFSREEENEKEGMEKTDTMKGSISGTPKLRPKHRGGLNNRKSLTGWQMIRHSTLGLEMEMEDSDEDQDIKYV